In Lactuca sativa cultivar Salinas chromosome 5, Lsat_Salinas_v11, whole genome shotgun sequence, the DNA window AAATTCGTAACACGGTTTAAAAACCGAAAccgcatttaaaaaccgaaaaaccgaaccatTGCAAAACCGCACCCAACGGTTTTAAGAATGCAAAAACCGCAACATGCGGTTTGCGGTTCGGTTTGGTCTGaaaaccgcaccaaaccgcaccgTGCTCACCCCTACTTAAAATTAAGATCCatttacaagttatttgaaaaattacaatttattttaaaaaataaataggtGAAATTGCATAAACCCTAAAGCTAATTCGAAGAAGAAAGTAAAAGGTTCTCAGACTTCTTTTCTCGACGCCTCCGTCCACAAGACCACAACAACCAACGAACGTTGGCACCAGTGAGGCCGTCATCATAATTCTCCGTTTTTCCCCACCAGGCATCACTGCCCAGCAGCCCCTCCCTTCCATCGCACAGCCCCTGTGGACTGAATTCGTTTGACTCAAAACTGCTTCCTCTTCCAGCTCGGTGAGTACCTTCTCCtagtttcccccccccccccccccccccaaaaaaaaaaaaaaaaaaaaacctaattgGATGGATCTGATCTGTAATTGTAGGTGTAATGTgttcatttaattaatttaatgttttaattttgttgattttagatACAGAGCTCCATAATCATCTACAAGTGTGATTAACGTGAAAAATGGCTACAAAAGGTGGAAGGAAGAATCTGAAGAGGGCTGTTAATGATGAGACATTGACTCTACAACCAGGCCAAAGCATTATGCAAGTTGTTTCTCTTCGAGGCTCCAATCTAATTGAGGTTATTCACCACATCCTTATCACTTGTTCTTGGTTAGATTAGATATATGACTTGATTGATTTAAGTACAGATAATTGATGCCAAAGGAGACAAAGCTTTGGCGATTTTCCCAGCTAAATTTCAGAAAAGCATGTGGATAAAACGAGGTGTGAGTTCATGTACTTTCAGTTGCATTGtaatttgaaaaatctaccaaatcatagcagtgaaaattgctttgtgtatggatgacattgctataattgggtagatatTTCAAAGCACATAATGCTGTAATAAGTGAAAAGTGAAAGGAAGATGCAATAatgaacaaatcaatgaaagtagattgctatttcttgcattgaaCCCATAAAAATGGtgaattagatgatgaataaatgtTGCAGGTAGTTTTGTGGTGGTTGATGATAGCGGGAGAGAAGAGGCTGTTGAGTCTGGAAGGAAAGTGGCTTGTGTTGTTATTCAAGTTCTTTTCCATGAACAAGTTAGAGCATTACAAAAGTCTCCAGAATGGTTAGTTTATTTATTAATGATCTCAAattctttaataaaaaaaaaatacttatttgCAATTTGTTTTATTAATGCAGGCCAGAAATCTTTAAATCAGCCATAGTGGAGAAAAACCCTTCAACCACACAGGAAAATGAGGAGGTAGAGTCTAGTGAAGATGATGGGCTACCCCCATTGGAAGCCAATACAAACAGAAGACCTGTAGAACTTGGGTCAGATACAGAGTCAGATTCTGAAAGAGAAGATTCTTAAGTATGTAATTATGCTACTATCATGATTGTTGTTTTCTTCTTTATTGATTATtacaattatttatttatttcactaCTAAAATAGATTGATTTTGAGGAAAACTTCTCTTTGCATACTGTTTTCGTCATTTTGCAGCACAGGGTAAGGTTATGGGAGAGCCACCAAAGTCGAACATTGCATTTTTAGAGTTTTAACATTACAAATTCTTCTATACAAATGTGGTCCATTGgtataaaaagaaattaaaaaaataatgctTGATAAGCTCCAATTCATTTGACCGATTGTTGTCTTCGCTTAAGGTGTCATTGGATTGATACACACCATTGCTGAATCATGCACATACCCATAACCTTCACTTGTTTATGTCATCCAGACCTTCTCCTCAATATGAGTAGCTGCTACAAGATTATCCAACAGCAGCATACAACCACCATTCAAACAAATTAAAAAGTTACAGTGACACTAGGTTTTACTATGATGATGATAGATCATAGCTTTGATGGTGTCGCAGCCTCTAGTATGCTCATAATTATGATTTTTTGTTCTTCAACATAATTAACTTTTATGGAACCCCTGGTACACCTAGGCCAAAACAAGAACTAACAAGCTGgaaaaaatgaaattgaaagaCAAGAAGGAATGAAAATTGATATTCAAACAAACCCATGCTTTCGACAGGGAACTTTCCAAAAGGTTCCTCCTAGATTGGTTGACGTGATACCATATTTTACCACATTTTTGGTCAGAGCCACATTATTTTCCTCCACCCTCCCAACCCATCACCACACAAAACTGTGATAGGAAATGATCACACTTCATCACATTTTTTTTACTAAATAAAAatgtaatttaataaaatgaatcatataaaattaataaaatgaaactatttcattaattaaaaaaatacatactaacaaaaagacaaataaaaaaaaacataatcgaAACATGGTAAAATAATACATCATGTCAAATCATCGTCGTTCGTAACATCCTCATAATTCTCGTTCGAATCATCTACAAACATGTCAGATTTGTCATCTGCATCGTCGAACAAATCGTCGTAAAAATCTTCGAGAACTGGATTTATTTGAGCATTGTTCCACCTTCACTGTGAAGGTTGTGTTGTCTAACTTGGACGTATATTTCACATCTGTTCGCAATGTATACCGACGTACCAATACCCACTCATTCGAATGTTGATAAATCATCATTTTCATTGTAGTGACAAATTGTGTTTGTCTCGTCTTCTATAATCATATTATGGAACACGATGCATGTGTACATCATGCTACTTATTCTTCTTCCCTCAAATGACCGTGTCGGTACCTAGAGTATATGCCAACGTCTTTTTAGAACACCAAAGGTTCACTCGATATCCTTCTTAGCTGATTCTCGGGCCGACTTAAACTTTAATCGCTTTTCGTTGTTTGGATATGATTTCACAAATGCAGTTAACTCTGGATATATCCCATCAGTATGATAATACCATGCTTGTATGATGTCCCATTTACTTGAAACAACACATCATACGATTTCCCAAGGATGATGTCGTTGAATATTGACGATTGTGTATAAAATATTGATGTCGTTGTTGGCGCCCAATGGACCAAAAAATGCATGCCATATCCTAAGATCATATGATGCCACTGCTTCAAAAATTATTGTCGGCTGCTTCTAATCACCTCGTATAAATTGACCGTGCCACGCATTACGACACATTGACCATCCCCAATGCATAGAATCAATACTACCAAACATTTCAGGGAAACCATGTTTGTTTTTATGTGCTGTATACAATTGGTGGATGTACCTAATTGTAGGTGTAACATAAACGTtctgaaattgtgtattgttattattaaaagtgaataaaattgagtgttgagttctaacagatagtttttactagaaatgaagtaaaactatgtttagaatcactcataaaatattgaaagtcttatgagattccaattaatagccaaataatgaaaatttagcgaaaatacaaaatttgaaataagtagaattttattatttgatgttgtagagaatctcgttagaagtgtttaggcgaaaacctcgtcgaaatccgagttataacgaagaagttatgaccaatcgaagatccgcgacaaaaccgacacggtgccgaatgacgtaaaaagtgagtgttttttgataaactactttttagtcttagcgatctaaatgaaagtcgtagtattcattaaagcgagaaattcgataaaaagaacgccaaaatctgacttcgtatgaggaagttatgatttttacaagttttagcttagcagtagacagttaaaaactcgaattttagatcgagtgatttttagccgacacaacctaaacgagaatcgaaggtctcgtcattagtagtacaacggtaaaaagtatgacgaaaacagacgtcggatgaagaagttatgaatttttaacggatttaccagtctcggtctgttaaaaataataatataaaaataaagtcaaaattttccGACGAAgtctaaggtgctgtttgtttttctgaagccaaaatgtctgcagtctgcggaccacatctgcaagcctctgcagctgaagaggtggaccaaacgtctgcggTCTACAATagaaagactgtttgttttttaacgtctgcaggcTGCTGAAATAAactgaattttaaataaaatgattttacaaacttaaatgatttttcatcaccaaaattttaataataatagtcatacAACactgaaaaataaaatttatgcAACTAAATTAGtcatacaataaaaaaaaatggttttacaATAACAATTCATATTAGAATCGAAATGCAATTcttttataaatacaaaaattatTAATGGCTTATATAATTCATATTAGAATCAAAATGCAATGCTTTTATAAATACTTTAATATAACTCATTGTTTTGGTCTTAAACAATAGACATatcacatttttttttttaaattctagtCGCAGATCATAAAAGTAGAAACGTGGTTTTAATgttctatttttttcttttaatattattgaaaaaaatccataaacaaatatatacattaataattaaataaacataaaataaaaaagttataatCACTTATATTTTCAATATGATGGATTGGAAGGTgccgaaagaaaaaaaaatgtgtatgtttttttatttgttttggttTAGGTTTATTGGACTTGTGAAGACCTTAGAAGACATTGGTTCATGTCTGCGTCAAGAAGACCTCGCGCAAACGTTTTTAGGTCTGCGCACTTTCAAAAAACAAACGGTCTGCGAGGGCATatgtctgcgcgtggtctgcgcGGTGCAGACAAAAGTGGTCACGCAGATCTAcatacaaaaaacaaacaacacctaaatgaaagttgtagcgaATAATTTTctctacgcgtgcatataaaaaatgtcaaaaacggagcccgtatgagaaagttatggattttacaagattgggcacattttcatttaattttcgcaTGAATAGTATTGATCCATGTGGcatcttctgattggaccgcagccttGCGTGGCACCCTCTGATTGGTCCGATGCCCTGTCCGCCTCGTTTCCGACGTCGTGACTCACCCTTGCCTAGATCCGACGCGTGTCGCGATGAGTCGTCCGAAGCAGCTTAGTCACCCGGTGACTCCTCGCATCCGAAGACGCCTGTCGCGTCTGAACCGAGCCACCTAGAGCCCTCGCATGTGCGCCGTCTAGTCCTCTCGCGAGCTGCCAGCTGCCCCTCCTCCCTTCGGCCGAAGACCTtcgcctcctataaataggagggtgcgaACCCTCTCGGCTAAGGTTAGAAAATTCACACTTTTTTACTCATAAACCCATTTTTAAGCTATTTcaacatcccccgaagccccgagattaTTTCCAATGCCCGAAACACGCTCCGAAattcccgagaagcccgaaaaatttatcttttcagtttcgaagctctaccttcgcagggCCCGATTTTTTAGCTAATTCTCCTGGTTTTCAACGaataaagtcatatttagagctgaagtgctgcccaaattattattttaaccACTGATTATTTTAAGgcgagttcaatatataggaacaattgtatgttatgtgttatatgtgctatgtgctttttagtgttattattccgagtcatttttcccgggttatttttattcgctatttttaatagcaaagttatacctttgaccatgtgatctgtgaaaggacttagattcacggtggtactggtatgtagtcTCTGGCCATGTAGAATATGTCTCGTAAGataatgacttctattctatggcatttgcagaaggttagatatgactggtatgtagcctctgaccatgtagagcatgattCCGTAGGAGAATGacctctattctatggtattggcaaatggttagacagggctataagcctgaaatctaaaTGTTAATCGGAAattatatgtcttctgtgccatttgggccaaagctttattgatgcatatcaagtattgaaatcgtcatgtctcattgatcgtaaatctttgaatcaaattttgagttgatattgaaagcctgACATATGATACGCGTATGCTATTGTCATTCTTGTTCCCTTTTTTGCTTCTATCATATTGGTGTATATAAGgtataagattatattgtatctatttattgaattcactaagcgttatcaCTTATCTCTCTCAATGTtaaacaattgcaggtgatgagtatctagtatagttttatactgctgaaagatttagaatagttaatactatttctctgaattttaatgttcatgtatgtatatgaatagtagattcctgggtagatatgtaatgtaataaaacttagtcggtttgtatccaatcttttgtaatcactttatcaatataaaatattgttttataaatatgcatgtagcatgttttgaggaagtaacttaagaataatgttggcatagtatgaaagtttgggtctttcataaatacgaaatttggggtctttcaatcatggtatcagagcagtggtTTAAGTGAAGTAAAtaccacggattggtatttagacttaaactattggaagttcaatatatgaacggatTCATAATAAATATATGGATACATACCATAGGAAATACTTAAGTGGGGGATTGGGTAATGATAAACCCTATTATTCTAAGATATTAAGTTACTTCAGAATTTTCagaaaattagtttaagtgaactaggaattttgagaatTTCTAAGCGTAAACAAGAGTTGTTAAGTGAACATGATACGATATGTATCTGGTAtattttaggttgaatacctaatggagtcaagcactagaatattaagaggagatatgccttatattctaatatgtgcttaatgataaatgaatatagcatgccttagggtgcttatctataattgctattatttgagaaagtttaaggtctgttgccgaccttggtttagaaaattttatgttcTGAATTCTAAGAATTTTCGTAATATAATTTTTCGAAGTGATAAAGAGACTTATGATAGTTGACATCGACAAGTTTAAAAATAAACGATCGCGAGATatcgtaaaataataaatatgaattgttacatttaaagtatgtttgatatataataacATCTTTGGAAGAAAGATGTGCGTTTGAAACACGTTTGGGCAAGATAAATGTGTTGGTGCAAATCCACGAAGTTGTTCAACCGCTGTACAGATTGAAGAAGTGATTGTTTAATAGAGTCGAAAGAACCGAAGATGGTGATCAGTACTTCGGCAGTATCACAATTAATGTTGTGCTAGATTTAGAAAAATTAAATGAAGATCAAAAGAAAGGCTAATGAAGTTTTCAGACTCAATAGGCCAAGACTTTGTGATGTAGTATGTATTTCGAGTAGTAACCCTATAAAAGATTTTTagacttagtatttaataatactaaGTGATGATTGACTTCTATCCCATCCTTATAGAAGTTCTATTGTGTGTTAAGCCGACTTTAACATACAAGATGGGGATGGTGAATTGAGACATTTAGTGGTAAAAGGTTAAGCAACTTACTTGTTTAAGTAAGGTATAATGCTTAGTTGAAGAAGCAATACACTCATAATATTGTATGAGAAGAGATGTTGTAGTCAGTAATGACAAAGaaccaagttgaagctagtagagctTGCTGAGATACAGCTTTAATGTAGACTTCTTAGGATAGACTCCTATGAAGTAGACTTAGACTTACACAGATACAAGAATAACGATGTCATGGAAGGATAATGAAACCAACAAATGTGCATGATGGTTTGCATAAGTTAGAAGATGATGCAGGTAGTAGAAGACCGTTTGTCTCCATGCTGCTAAAGTAAATTTCAGAATAGTGTGTCTTATAGAGTAGACACTACTTGGGAAATAATTTATAGGAAGAATTAGGAAGTGAAATTCCTATTAACCTAGGAAAAGTATTAGGGTATACTAGATTGAGCATGTGCGTGAAAAAGGATTCCAAAAGGCGAGCATAATAAATCCAAGATATGTTTTGGTAAAAACGTGAAAATCCCTAATTAAGTCTAGGAGAAATTATCGTATGTACTTGTTTGAACACATTCATGTGTGATAAATTGCtttgtgaaaacttttgaataGTAACTTGgtaactacgagacaatacttgggatgagtatgagtaggtgtgaatggtagtagagtcctatactactggaagcactggaatcacacttggatcaaggaaagtcacaaggttaccaaggagctagtaattgattccgttttattcatgtATATCATTACCATCATTTTGGTAATGACTCAGAAGATGATTGTTTTTCCGAccttagtggtcatatcaaaccgAGTCTGAAATAGAcaagtatgttacatggttcagagaaccaagatcgGTGTAACATCCGACCTAATCCAGGAGATTGAAATGAAAGATAATCAaggcgatcaatagaagtatcgcaatcACCGTTATAGTAAAGAATTTTGTAGCAAGAAGTGCTACATACTAGAATATGATTATattacattagaacatgaaggaaggttacTTACATAATAGTATTATACAATTAAAGACGAGATTTTGGTTCGTTGTGTGTCTCTTACATTATGCAATTGAAAGTCATTGGAATATGACCATTCGAATTGTGGTTATAATAAAGAAAAGATTTTACCTTGGGTTTAGTATATAAACCAAGAAGGAGCAGAAGTCTGCAatgagaattgagttttaaaTCGAAGATTAGAATTAAAGATTCAATAGAGAATAAAGAGCGGGTACAGGTTTGAGCATCGCTATTAATAAAgaagtttgaaaagtttaaataataatttgataaatcaaaagttaaaaataGTACATTTTAGATTACCACAAAAGAGATACATGAGGACCTGGATGTTATGACTGGTACATTTCTCGTCAACCTCCTCAGCCTGCTCACATCAAATTTGATTATGTTGTCTCAAATTCTTTTGTGTCTTGAGAATTCGCGTATTCATTTCAAATTGCTTGTTACTTATTTGTCTAAATTATTTCATGTAGATACCGTAGGAAGGGTATCATTAATTGTTGATAAAGTCTATAGAGATTATGTCATAGGAATTAAAGGTTATAATCTACTTGCTAACCTCATTCCTATCTTCTTGCCCaaatttgatattattctcgacaAAGATCGATTATTAAAGAACCACACAGAACTCTTGTGCTACGAAGAGATGGTGAGCATCCCTATCGAAAGGGAGGATTCTATTTATGTCTAcggtaaaaataataaatttctttCTTAAAAACTCGTAAATTTATATCGAAGAGATATTCTACTTATCCGACTTATACAATTAATACcttgaaagaggagaagaaaactgtGAATGATAGCATTTGGGAAATTGTCGACCGACTAATTAGAGTGCATATTTTCTCGCTATACGTGAAACGGCTTCACTGGAGtaatacgcacaagtatacttggacgAAATTGTGGAAAGACATGGTGTGTCACTAAAGATTAGTTCCAATTGTGATACTCACTTCACTCTTGATCGAGTATGCAACAAGAATTGGAATCTCAAATTACACTTGTACAACTTATCAACCCCAGACAAATGGTAAGACGGAAAGAGCAATCTAAAttgtagaagatatgcttcgtgcatatgtcttggagttcggtggtaactgcGACAAGTATTTTCTCTTGTCAAATtttcgtataataacagttaccacacttCAATCAAAATACTACCATATGAAGTACTATATAAGCGCAGATGTCACACTCCACTATGTTGGCGTGAAGAAGGACAAAAAATCCTTGatggccctgaaatgattcaagatacTACTGATAGGATTCAAATTGTACGAAAAAGAATGAAAGCAGCCCAGGATTGACAAAAGTCCTATGCAGAAATGGAGGAGACGATTcatagaattccaagtgggtgatACTGAAGGTAACCCCGTGGAAAGGTGTTATGAAATTtgggaaggaaaaaaaaagacattgagtcctagatttgttggacttttcaaaaattaattagaGAATTGGTCAACAAGCATATCGCTTGAGATTGCTTGAAGATTTGTCAAGTAtacatgatgtgtttcatgtgagttattTACATAAATGTTTGAGCGATTATGATGAGACGGTTCCATttatccgaggtgaaactggataataagttaagtagAAGGTAACCTAAATGAAAGAACGACTAATCTATGTAATAAAGAAGTGAAGTTGGTGCTtctcaagtggaaacaccatcgaggcacAAATTATAGGGAAAAATAAGAGTGAAGTATCCCTAATTGTTTTAATCGTTATGATTTCGGGgatgaaatcctcaaaaggaggatgtatttgtaacatacacgttctgaaattgtgtattgtcattattaaaaatgaataaaattgagtgttgagttctaacagataatttttactagaaatgaagtaaaactatgtttagaatcactcataaaatattggaagtcttatgagattccaattaatagccaaataatgaaaatttagcgaaaatataaaatttgaaataagtaaaattttattattttatgttgtATAGAATATCGTTAGAAgtgtttaggcgaaaacctcgtcgaaatccgagttataacgaagaagttatgaccaatcgaagatccgtgacaaaaccggcacggtgccgaatgatgtaaaaagtgagtttgttttataaactactttttagcctttgcgatctaaataaaagttgtagtattcattaaaccgagatgttcgataaaaagaacgtcaaaatctgacttcgtatgaggaagttatgatttttacaagtttcagcttagcagtagacagctaaaaacttgaattttagattgagtgatttttagctgacacaacctaaacgagaatcaaaggtctcgtcattagtagtacaacggtaaaaagtctgacgaaaacggacgtcggatgaagaagttatgaatttttaacggattaccagtcccggtctgttaaaaataataatataaaaataaatcaaaattttccgacgaagtctaaacgaaagttgtagagcataattttctctacatgtgcatataaagaacgtcaaaaacggagcccgtatgagaaagttatggattttacaagattgggcacattttcatttaattttcgcatgaatagtattgatccacgtggcatcttctgattggaccgcagcctcgCGTGGCACCCTCTGATTGGTCCGATGCCGTGTCCGCCTCGTTTCCGACGTCGTGACTCACCCTTGCCTAGATCCGACGCGTGTCGCGATGAGTCGTCCGAAGCAGCTTAGTCACCCGGAGACTCCTCGCATCCGAAGACGCCTGTCGCGTCCGAACGGAGCCACCTAGAGCCCTCGCATGCGCCGTCTGGTCCTCTCGCGAGCTACCAGCTGCCCCTCCTCCCTTCAGCCAAAGACCTtcgcctcctataaataggagggtgcgaACCCTCCCGGCTAAGTTTAGAAAATTCACACTTTTTCACTCCTAAACCCATTTTAAGCTATTTcaacatcccccgaagccccgggaTTATTTCCAATGCCCGAAACACGCCTCGAAATTCCCGAGAAGcccaaaaaatttatctttttggtttcgaagctctaccttcgcagggCCCGGTTTTTTAGCTAATTCTCCCAGTTTTCAACGaataaagtcatatttagagccaaagtgctgcccaaattattattttaacccttgattattttaaggtgagttcaatatataggaacaattgtatgttatgtgttatatgtgctatgtgcttttcagtgttattattctggGTCATTTTTCccgggttatttttattcgctactTTAAATAGCAAAGTGATatctttgaccatgtgatcagtgaaaggacttagattcacagtggtactggtatgtagcctctggccatgtagaatatgtctcgtaagagaatgacttctattctatggcattggcagaaggttagataggattGGTATGTAAACTTTGACCATGTAGACCATGACTCCGTAGGAGAATGacctctattctatggtattgtcaaatggttagacaggcctataagcctgaaatctatcAAAATGTTAATCGGAAattatatgtcttctgtgccatttgggccaaagctttattgatgcatatcaagtattgaaattgttatgtctcattgatcgtaaatctttgaatcaaattttgagttgatattgaaagcctgacatatgatacgcatatgctattgtCGTTCTTGTTCCCTtcttgcttctgtcatattggtgtATACAAGGcttaagattatattgtatctatttattgaattcactaagcgttatcacttatccctctcaatgttaaacaattgcaggtgatgagtatccaatatagttttatactactgaaagatttagaatagttaatactatttctctgaattttaatgttcatgtatgtatatgaatagtagattccAGGATAGATATgtaatgtaataaaacttagtcggtttgtatccaatcttttgtaatcactttatcaatataaaatactgttttataaatatgcatgtagcatgttttgaggaagtaacttaagaataatgttggaatagtatgaaagtATGGGTCTTTtagaaatacgaaagttggggtctttcagtAGGCTTGCATAAATAACGACCACGATAGAGGATAATCACATATTTATCAAACTTGTATACATATTCCCACGTCGTTCGCTCCGACATCCTCAAATACTCATCCCATGCCGAATGATGGTTTACGAATCACAACTGTACACTTTTTATTTGTAGATAAAGCTTTTTAGCCTCTTGCATCAACTCTTTGCTGAAAATATGGAAATCGACTTTTTATATTATCAACAATGCAtagaaatatttttttctttatctAGAATCGACGCCTGGAGTTATAAACGTATACTGCATCATTGTTAAAGTAGTCATTCACAAGTTGGTTATGCCCGATGTCACGTTTTCTCCGTAAAGgaggatttttaatttttgaacatGGACTTTCGATTTCATTTTATTGTAGATAAGCTAGTGTTGTTCGCATAACGTCCCCGATAAATGCCGATTTCCGCAGTGCCAGCATATTTGACAAagtggatgatgatgatgatattttTGAATTGTAAATTTTAAGAATATACGGTTTGATatttgttttgtggtttaaaatGTGTAGTATAACTGTGTATttataataaagaaaaaaaaatgaaaaatacccGATAAAAACGTTCACAAGACAAGGTTCTAAAGAAAGGGTGCGACACAAATCTACTACACGGTGACCTTACCGTACCACACACAACCAACTGGTATCGTGTTCATCGTACAACCACAATGACACGTCACCTACGTCGGTATGTGGTGTTGCCCACTCCGTCCGACCTTAAATAAGCAAAATACTGCGTCTACTATGTAACATTCGAGTTTCGATTATGTTTTTCCACTCTTTAATTGAGGGTTTTATAGTCCATAAGGAAGTATAAGGATGGGGCAAAGCAGGAGCCATTTACCGCATTTGCTAAAAAATCtgaaaatattgaattaattATAAAA includes these proteins:
- the LOC111878039 gene encoding uncharacterized protein LOC111878039, with the translated sequence MATKGGRKNLKRAVNDETLTLQPGQSIMQVVSLRGSNLIEIIDAKGDKALAIFPAKFQKSMWIKRGSFVVVDDSGREEAVESGRKVACVVIQVLFHEQVRALQKSPEWPEIFKSAIVEKNPSTTQENEEVESSEDDGLPPLEANTNRRPVELGSDTESDSEREDS